A genomic stretch from Bradyrhizobium quebecense includes:
- the tlpA gene encoding thiol:disulfide interchange protein TlpA, with the protein MPETTPSEPTAKPTAKWRIPLVIGAVLAGAVIGYVGVSGLRHPAGGDVGCNSAVDLAKKIAPLAHGEVAALTMATTPLRLPDLTFEDANGQPKKLSDWRGKTVLVNLWATWCVPCRKEMPALDSLQTKLGGKDFEVVAINIDTRDPDKPKNFLKEASLTNLGYFSDQKAKVFQDLKNIGKALGMPTSVLVDGKGCEIANIAGPAEWASDDAIKLVKAALAPAAAGF; encoded by the coding sequence ATGCCCGAGACGACCCCATCCGAACCGACCGCCAAGCCGACTGCCAAATGGCGCATCCCGCTGGTGATCGGCGCCGTGCTGGCCGGGGCCGTGATCGGCTATGTCGGGGTCTCCGGCCTCAGGCATCCCGCCGGCGGCGACGTCGGCTGCAACAGCGCGGTGGATCTGGCGAAGAAGATCGCCCCGCTCGCCCATGGCGAGGTCGCGGCGCTGACCATGGCGACCACTCCGCTAAGGCTTCCCGACCTGACCTTCGAGGACGCCAACGGCCAGCCGAAGAAACTCTCGGACTGGCGCGGCAAGACGGTGCTGGTCAATTTGTGGGCGACCTGGTGCGTGCCCTGCCGCAAGGAAATGCCGGCGCTCGACAGCCTGCAGACCAAGCTCGGCGGCAAGGATTTCGAGGTGGTCGCGATCAACATCGACACCCGCGACCCGGACAAGCCGAAGAACTTCCTGAAGGAAGCCAGCCTGACCAATCTCGGCTATTTCAGCGACCAGAAAGCCAAGGTCTTTCAGGATCTTAAGAACATAGGCAAGGCGCTCGGCATGCCGACTTCGGTGCTGGTCGACGGCAAGGGCTGCGAAATTGCCAATATCGCCGGTCCCGCCGAATGGGCGAGCGACGATGCGATCAAGCTGGTGAAGGCGGCGTTAGCCCCAGCCGCGGCGGGGTTCTGA
- a CDS encoding NAD(P)-dependent oxidoreductase has translation MEIGFIGLGKMGFPMARRLIEAGHTLTVFDMRKDAVDQLIALGAAAATSPKDIADRVETVMASLPSLQASLEVATGAGGVIEGKRVKRFIDLSTVGSQMAVKIHDLLAKKNIVQIDSPVSGGVSGAEKGTLAVMVSGPRADFELVKSALDVIGKVFFIGTKPGSGQTMKLANNFLSATAMVATSEAVVMGVKSGLDPAVMIDVINAGSGLNTASRDKFPRSVLPRSFDFGFATGLMVKDVRLAVEEMRSLGLSMEVAEAVGRLWEVIIREEGAESDFTAAIKPIEKAAGVIVGGAKGGSHAAK, from the coding sequence ATGGAAATCGGATTCATCGGCCTCGGGAAGATGGGCTTCCCGATGGCGCGCCGCCTGATCGAGGCCGGCCACACGCTCACCGTGTTCGACATGCGCAAGGACGCCGTCGATCAGCTGATTGCACTCGGCGCCGCGGCTGCGACATCGCCCAAAGACATCGCCGACCGCGTCGAGACCGTGATGGCGAGCCTGCCCTCGCTGCAGGCCTCGCTCGAGGTCGCGACCGGCGCAGGCGGTGTGATCGAGGGCAAGCGCGTCAAGCGCTTCATTGACCTCTCCACCGTCGGCTCGCAGATGGCGGTGAAGATCCACGACCTGCTGGCCAAGAAGAACATCGTGCAGATCGACAGCCCAGTCTCCGGCGGCGTCTCCGGCGCCGAGAAGGGCACGCTGGCGGTGATGGTGTCGGGCCCGCGGGCCGATTTCGAGCTGGTGAAAAGCGCGCTCGACGTCATCGGCAAGGTGTTCTTCATCGGCACCAAGCCGGGCTCCGGCCAGACCATGAAGCTCGCCAACAACTTCCTGTCGGCGACCGCGATGGTCGCGACCTCGGAGGCTGTCGTGATGGGCGTGAAGTCCGGACTCGATCCAGCCGTGATGATCGACGTCATCAACGCGGGCTCGGGGCTGAACACCGCGAGCCGCGACAAGTTTCCGCGTTCGGTGCTGCCGCGCAGCTTCGACTTCGGCTTCGCCACCGGCCTGATGGTGAAGGACGTGCGGCTCGCGGTCGAGGAGATGCGCTCGCTCGGGCTGTCGATGGAAGTCGCCGAAGCGGTCGGCCGGCTCTGGGAAGTCATCATCCGCGAGGAGGGAGCGGAGTCGGATTTCACCGCCGCAATCAAGCCGATCGAGAAGGCCGCGGGCGTGATCGTCGGCGGGGCTAAGGGCGGCAGCCACGCCGCGAAGTAA
- a CDS encoding LysR substrate-binding domain-containing protein — protein MKALDVEAVQAFVLVADLSSFTRAAQAMETTQSAVSLKIRRLEDGLGRRLLERTPRLVRLSAEGTAFLGAARNLVAAHQSAIGAFAVEHRRLVVGISHHIVGSELASLLKRMNTTDPGLVIQLHVDTSRSVLSAFDDGRLDAAIVLRHDAKRRDGGVLFEEPFGWMAAPDFHHRPGEPLRLATQAEPCSVRAMAVETLDAAGIAWTEAFVGGGLSTIGAAISAGLAVAALARRVAPADTIDLGPRLGLPPLPSRDVMLHSKLSDARTRQALRTLGAAFAANAA, from the coding sequence ATGAAGGCGCTCGACGTCGAGGCGGTGCAGGCCTTTGTCCTGGTCGCGGACCTCAGCAGCTTCACGCGGGCGGCGCAGGCCATGGAGACCACGCAGTCCGCGGTCAGCTTGAAGATCAGGCGGCTGGAAGATGGGCTCGGCCGCCGGCTGCTGGAGCGAACGCCGCGGCTGGTCCGGCTCTCCGCGGAGGGCACCGCCTTCCTCGGCGCTGCGCGCAATCTGGTGGCCGCGCATCAATCGGCGATCGGGGCGTTTGCGGTCGAGCATCGTCGGCTCGTCGTCGGCATCAGCCACCACATCGTCGGATCGGAATTGGCCTCGCTGTTGAAGCGGATGAACACCACCGATCCCGGCCTGGTGATCCAGTTGCATGTCGATACGTCGCGTTCGGTGCTCAGCGCATTCGACGACGGCAGGCTCGATGCTGCGATCGTGCTGCGCCACGACGCCAAGCGCCGCGATGGCGGTGTGCTGTTCGAAGAACCCTTCGGCTGGATGGCCGCGCCCGATTTTCACCATCGGCCGGGCGAGCCGCTGCGCCTGGCGACGCAAGCCGAGCCCTGCAGCGTGCGCGCCATGGCGGTCGAGACTCTCGACGCCGCCGGCATCGCCTGGACCGAAGCGTTCGTCGGTGGCGGGCTTTCGACCATTGGCGCAGCGATCTCCGCAGGGCTCGCCGTCGCCGCGCTGGCGCGCCGGGTGGCGCCGGCGGATACCATAGACCTCGGGCCGCGGCTTGGCCTGCCGCCATTGCCGTCGCGCGACGTCATGCTTCACTCAAAGCTGTCGGACGCGCGGACACGGCAGGCGCTGCGCACCCTCGGTGCGGCCTTTGCCGCGAACGCGGCCTGA
- the argH gene encoding argininosuccinate lyase, giving the protein MSNKMWGGRFSERPDAIMEEINVSIDVDRHLYAQDIAASKAHAAMLAAQGIITSADAKNIGKGLDTILSEIGKGDFDFKRALEDIHMNVESRLSELIGPAAGRLHTARSRNDQVATDFRLYVRDTIDETEAALTAFQQALVDRALEHAGTVMPGFTHLQTAQPVTFGHHLLAYVEMAGRDRGRFADARKRLNESPLGAAALAGTSFPIDRAATAKALGFDRPMANSLDAVSDRDFVLETLSAASICAVHMSRFAEEIVIWTSPLVGLVKLSDKFTTGSSIMPQKRNPDAAELVRAKTGRVIGALTALLIVMKGLPLAYQKDMQEDKQGAMEAFEALSLAIRAMTGMVEDLVPDEAKMKAAAGEGYATATDLADWLVRTLKMPFRDAHHVTGRIVGLASTQGVALHELPLRAMQEVEPKITAEALKVLSVESSVKSRTSFGGTAPKNVMAQAKAWAKRLEKERKLG; this is encoded by the coding sequence ATGAGCAACAAGATGTGGGGCGGCCGGTTTTCGGAACGTCCCGACGCCATCATGGAGGAAATCAACGTCTCCATCGACGTCGACCGTCACCTTTATGCCCAGGACATTGCCGCGTCCAAGGCCCACGCCGCGATGCTCGCCGCGCAGGGCATCATCACCTCAGCTGATGCGAAAAATATCGGCAAAGGTCTAGACACGATTTTGTCAGAAATCGGCAAGGGCGATTTCGACTTCAAGCGCGCGCTCGAGGACATCCATATGAATGTCGAGTCGCGGCTGTCCGAATTGATCGGGCCCGCTGCCGGCCGGCTGCACACCGCGCGCTCGCGCAACGACCAGGTCGCGACCGATTTCCGGCTCTATGTCCGCGACACGATCGACGAGACCGAGGCCGCGCTGACCGCGTTCCAGCAGGCGCTGGTCGATCGCGCGCTGGAGCATGCCGGAACCGTGATGCCGGGCTTCACCCATCTGCAGACCGCGCAGCCGGTGACCTTCGGTCATCATCTCTTGGCCTATGTCGAGATGGCCGGCCGCGACCGTGGCCGCTTCGCCGACGCGCGCAAGCGGCTGAACGAATCGCCGCTCGGCGCCGCCGCGCTCGCCGGCACCTCGTTTCCGATCGACCGCGCGGCGACCGCCAAGGCGCTTGGCTTCGACCGGCCGATGGCCAATTCGCTCGACGCGGTGTCCGATCGCGATTTCGTGCTGGAAACGCTGTCGGCGGCCTCGATCTGCGCGGTGCACATGTCACGCTTTGCCGAGGAGATCGTGATCTGGACCTCGCCCTTGGTCGGTCTCGTCAAGCTCAGCGACAAGTTCACCACGGGCTCGTCGATCATGCCGCAGAAGCGCAACCCGGACGCGGCCGAGCTGGTGCGCGCCAAGACCGGCCGCGTGATCGGTGCCTTGACCGCGCTCCTGATCGTGATGAAGGGCCTGCCGCTCGCCTATCAAAAGGACATGCAGGAGGACAAGCAGGGCGCCATGGAGGCCTTCGAGGCGCTGTCGCTCGCGATCCGCGCCATGACCGGCATGGTTGAGGACCTGGTGCCGGACGAGGCGAAGATGAAGGCCGCAGCCGGCGAGGGCTATGCCACCGCGACCGACCTGGCCGACTGGCTGGTGCGCACCCTGAAAATGCCGTTCCGCGACGCCCACCACGTGACAGGGCGCATCGTCGGCCTGGCCTCGACACAGGGCGTGGCGCTGCACGAGCTGCCGCTCAGGGCCATGCAGGAGGTCGAGCCGAAGATTACGGCAGAGGCGCTGAAGGTGCTCAGCGTCGAATCCTCGGTCAAGAGCCGGACCTCGTTTGGCGGCACGGCGCCGAAGAATGTGATGGCGCAGGCCAAAGCCTGGGCCAAGCGGCTGGAAAAAGAGCGAAAATTGGGCTGA
- a CDS encoding putative motility protein, which yields MDMMSMVSSILSMQQGNLQGQIATRVTKQNLDAEKFAVQTLLGTPSTANLGPGVGGNLNAVA from the coding sequence ATGGACATGATGAGCATGGTGTCGAGCATCCTGTCGATGCAACAGGGCAATTTGCAGGGTCAGATCGCGACCCGCGTGACCAAGCAGAACCTCGATGCGGAAAAGTTCGCGGTTCAGACCCTGCTCGGCACGCCGTCGACCGCCAATCTCGGTCCCGGCGTCGGCGGCAACCTCAACGCCGTCGCCTGA
- a CDS encoding 3-hydroxybutyryl-CoA dehydrogenase, with the protein MTVAIKKVGVIGSGQMGNGIAHVAALAGFDVVLNDISADRLKSALATINGNLTRQVAKKAISEGERKQALDRITSAETIDALADCDLVIETAVEKEETKRKIFHDVCAVLKPEAIVATNSSSISITRLAASTDRPEKFIGIHFMNPVPAMELVELIRGIATDDTTFDTAKAFVAKLGKQVAVSEDFPAFIVNRILLPMINEAIYTLYEGVGNVEAIDAAMKLGAHHPMGPLELADFIGLDTCLSIMQVLHEGLADSKYRPCPLLVKYVEAGWLGRKSQRGFYDYRGDKPVPTR; encoded by the coding sequence ATGACGGTGGCAATCAAAAAGGTCGGCGTGATCGGTTCGGGCCAGATGGGCAATGGTATTGCCCATGTGGCGGCGCTGGCCGGTTTCGACGTGGTGCTCAATGACATCTCCGCGGACCGGCTGAAGTCGGCGCTGGCGACCATCAACGGCAATCTGACCCGCCAGGTCGCCAAGAAGGCGATCAGCGAGGGCGAGCGCAAGCAGGCGCTCGACCGCATCACCTCCGCCGAGACGATCGATGCGCTGGCCGATTGCGATCTCGTGATCGAGACCGCGGTCGAGAAGGAAGAGACCAAGCGCAAGATCTTCCACGACGTCTGTGCGGTCCTGAAGCCGGAAGCGATCGTCGCGACCAACTCGTCGTCGATCTCGATCACACGGCTCGCCGCCTCGACCGACCGCCCGGAGAAATTCATCGGCATTCATTTCATGAATCCGGTGCCTGCGATGGAGCTGGTCGAGCTGATCCGCGGCATCGCCACTGACGACACGACCTTCGACACCGCCAAGGCGTTCGTCGCCAAGCTCGGCAAGCAGGTCGCGGTGTCTGAAGATTTCCCCGCCTTCATCGTCAACCGCATTCTGCTGCCGATGATCAACGAGGCGATCTACACGCTGTATGAAGGCGTCGGTAACGTCGAGGCGATCGATGCCGCGATGAAGCTCGGCGCGCACCATCCGATGGGCCCGCTCGAGCTCGCCGATTTCATCGGCCTCGACACCTGCCTGTCGATCATGCAGGTGCTGCACGAGGGGCTGGCCGACTCCAAGTACCGGCCGTGCCCGCTGCTGGTGAAATACGTCGAGGCCGGCTGGCTCGGACGCAAGAGCCAGCGCGGCTTCTATGACTACCGCGGCGACAAGCCGGTCCCGACGCGGTAA
- the lysA gene encoding diaminopimelate decarboxylase gives MNHFDYRNGVLHAEAVNLIELAEAVGTPFYCYSTATLERHYRVFTEAFAGEKAVVCYAMKANSNQSVLRTLAKLGAGADVVSGGELKRALAAGIPPSKILFSGVGKTEGELRAALAADILCINIESEPELEMLSRLAVEMKTTARISVRVNPDVDAGTHAKISTGKSENKFGIPIARAREVYSRAAKLPGIQVTGTDVHIGSQITDLGPLEAAFRLLAEFVQTLRADGHNISHVDFGGGLGIPYYMDRAAPPAPAAYAAMVKRVTHNLGCTLMFEPGRLIVGNAGILVTRVIHVKPGDAKNFVIIDAAMNDLIRPTLYEAHHDILPVRQPAQGTPTMVADVVGPVCETGDYLALDRSLPQPKAGDLLAVMTAGAYGAVQAGTYNTRPLVPEVLVKDDQYAVVRPRIDVDALIAMDKPAPWL, from the coding sequence ATGAACCATTTCGACTATCGCAACGGCGTGCTGCATGCCGAGGCGGTCAATCTCATTGAGCTGGCGGAGGCCGTCGGCACGCCGTTCTATTGCTATTCGACCGCGACGCTGGAGCGCCACTACCGCGTCTTCACCGAGGCCTTTGCCGGCGAGAAGGCGGTCGTCTGCTACGCGATGAAGGCCAACTCCAACCAGTCGGTGCTGCGCACGCTGGCCAAGCTCGGCGCCGGCGCCGACGTGGTGTCCGGCGGTGAGTTGAAGCGGGCGCTCGCGGCCGGCATCCCGCCGTCGAAGATCCTGTTCTCCGGTGTCGGCAAGACCGAGGGGGAGCTGCGCGCCGCGCTCGCCGCCGACATCCTCTGCATCAACATCGAGTCCGAGCCCGAGCTCGAAATGCTGTCGCGCCTTGCGGTCGAGATGAAGACGACCGCGCGCATCTCGGTGCGGGTCAATCCCGACGTCGATGCCGGCACCCACGCCAAGATCTCGACTGGCAAGTCGGAGAACAAGTTCGGCATTCCGATCGCGCGCGCCCGCGAGGTCTATTCCCGCGCGGCGAAGCTGCCGGGTATCCAGGTCACCGGCACCGACGTGCATATCGGCAGCCAGATCACCGATCTCGGCCCGCTGGAGGCCGCGTTCCGGCTGCTCGCCGAATTCGTGCAGACGCTGCGCGCCGACGGCCACAACATCTCGCATGTCGATTTCGGCGGCGGCCTCGGCATTCCCTATTACATGGATCGCGCCGCGCCGCCGGCGCCGGCCGCCTATGCCGCGATGGTCAAGCGCGTCACGCATAATCTCGGCTGCACGCTCATGTTCGAGCCGGGCCGCCTGATCGTCGGCAATGCCGGCATCCTCGTCACCCGCGTGATCCATGTGAAGCCGGGCGATGCCAAGAACTTCGTGATCATCGACGCCGCGATGAACGACCTGATCCGGCCGACGCTGTATGAGGCGCATCACGACATCCTGCCGGTGCGCCAACCTGCGCAGGGCACGCCGACCATGGTCGCCGACGTGGTCGGCCCGGTCTGCGAGACCGGCGACTATCTCGCGCTCGACCGTTCGCTGCCGCAGCCGAAGGCCGGCGATCTGCTGGCCGTCATGACCGCCGGCGCCTATGGCGCGGTGCAGGCCGGCACCTACAACACGCGGCCCTTGGTGCCGGAAGTGCTGGTCAAGGACGACCAGTACGCCGTGGTCCGCCCGCGCATCGACGTCGACGCGCTGATCGCGATGGACAAGCCCGCGCCGTGGTTGTGA
- a CDS encoding helix-turn-helix domain-containing protein — protein MPIRVRLNVMLAERNVKSKELAEYVGITEANLSLLKQGKVKGVRFDTLERICTYLKCQPGDLLRHEDDDASA, from the coding sequence ATGCCGATCCGGGTCCGGCTCAACGTAATGCTCGCCGAGCGCAACGTGAAATCGAAGGAGCTCGCCGAATATGTCGGGATCACCGAGGCCAATCTGTCCCTGCTCAAGCAGGGCAAGGTGAAGGGCGTCAGGTTCGATACGCTTGAGCGGATCTGCACCTATCTGAAGTGCCAGCCCGGCGACTTGCTGCGCCATGAGGACGACGATGCGTCAGCCTGA
- a CDS encoding chlorophyllide reductase produces MLVRPAHAICAVLLLTTAAHAQPSTSRGQISVAQVRAMLDQAATNPTARQTLTAYLAGTGETAGWLLDAARGLPPCARRLTLDAQQARDAIASAASTAATETPATPLIIRDMLKRAGCRLTE; encoded by the coding sequence ATGCTCGTTCGTCCGGCTCACGCCATCTGCGCCGTCCTTCTATTGACGACAGCGGCTCACGCGCAGCCCTCGACATCGCGCGGGCAGATCTCGGTCGCGCAGGTCAGGGCCATGCTGGACCAGGCCGCGACCAATCCGACCGCGCGGCAGACGTTGACGGCGTATCTGGCCGGTACCGGCGAAACCGCCGGCTGGCTGCTCGACGCCGCGCGCGGCCTGCCGCCCTGCGCGCGGCGGCTGACACTCGACGCGCAGCAGGCCCGTGACGCGATCGCAAGTGCGGCTTCCACTGCCGCAACCGAGACACCGGCAACGCCGCTGATCATCCGCGACATGCTCAAGCGCGCAGGATGCCGCCTGACAGAATGA
- a CDS encoding pyridoxal phosphate-dependent aminotransferase, with amino-acid sequence MTATPILSPRMSGIKASPASVLRRRARELRAAGRDIIELSSGNLDFSTPDHVIAVAHQAALRGETCYTDVDGTPELKRAVQAALLRDHHLHYRPDEIVITNGSTQALFNALLATLAPEDEVIVPAPYWAPYLDQVRLAGATPVIVPCAQNNGFKLRAEDLRATISARTRWIVMNNPVNPSGAIYSAEDLADIAAVLLQHPDIWVLADGLYEHIVFNGRPAPTLAQIEPRLKPRTLTVSGLAKSYAMMGWRIGYAAGPSALIREMITIQSQTTSGVSSISQAAAVAALDGAQDVLAERAAILRARRDRFADLVNGCRGLSCTPPEGTFYLLVSCAGVIGTRAPDGKVISTDRNFAAYLLEQADLVVFPGEDLGLSPYIRLSFANPSSTIEEAGRRLKRACEALQ; translated from the coding sequence ATGACCGCGACACCGATCCTCTCGCCGCGCATGAGCGGCATCAAGGCATCGCCGGCGTCCGTGCTGCGCCGCCGCGCCCGCGAACTGCGTGCCGCCGGGCGCGACATCATCGAGCTGTCGTCAGGCAATCTGGACTTCTCAACGCCGGATCATGTAATCGCAGTGGCGCATCAAGCGGCCTTGCGCGGCGAAACCTGCTACACCGATGTCGACGGCACGCCGGAGCTGAAGCGGGCGGTGCAGGCCGCGCTGCTGCGCGACCATCATCTCCACTATCGGCCGGATGAGATCGTCATCACCAACGGCTCGACGCAGGCGCTGTTCAACGCGCTGCTCGCGACGCTGGCGCCTGAAGACGAGGTGATCGTCCCCGCGCCTTATTGGGCGCCGTATCTCGATCAGGTGCGGCTGGCGGGCGCGACGCCGGTGATCGTGCCGTGCGCGCAGAACAACGGCTTCAAGCTGCGCGCGGAGGATTTGCGGGCGACGATATCGGCCCGAACGCGGTGGATCGTGATGAACAATCCGGTCAATCCATCCGGTGCGATCTATTCCGCGGAGGATTTGGCTGACATCGCCGCGGTTCTCTTGCAGCACCCTGACATCTGGGTGCTTGCCGACGGGCTCTACGAGCACATCGTGTTCAATGGCCGACCGGCGCCGACGCTTGCGCAGATCGAGCCGCGGCTGAAGCCGCGGACGCTGACCGTCAGCGGCCTCGCCAAGAGCTACGCCATGATGGGATGGCGGATCGGCTATGCCGCCGGCCCATCGGCGCTGATCCGCGAGATGATCACGATCCAGTCGCAGACCACGTCTGGAGTATCGTCGATCAGCCAGGCCGCCGCGGTCGCCGCGCTCGATGGTGCGCAGGATGTGCTGGCGGAGCGCGCCGCCATCCTTCGCGCGAGGCGTGACCGCTTTGCCGACCTCGTGAACGGATGCAGGGGGCTCTCCTGCACGCCGCCCGAAGGCACGTTCTATCTGCTGGTCAGTTGCGCCGGCGTGATCGGCACGCGCGCTCCCGACGGCAAGGTGATTTCGACCGACCGCAATTTTGCGGCCTATCTGCTCGAACAAGCCGATCTGGTGGTGTTTCCCGGCGAAGATCTCGGGCTGTCGCCCTATATCCGCCTCAGCTTCGCCAACCCGTCATCGACCATCGAGGAAGCCGGCAGACGGTTGAAGCGCGCTTGCGAGGCGTTGCAATGA
- a CDS encoding electron transfer flavoprotein subunit alpha/FixB family protein, with protein MTTLLIAEHDHETLKDSTNKALTAASQLGGDVHVLVAGGGQGTKAAAEAAAKLAGVTKVLVAEGPAYEHDLAEPLAALIVALAPNYDAFVAPATSRFKNVMPRVAALLDVMQVSEIIKVVAPDTYERPIYAGNAIQTVKSKDAKKVITVRTSTFAAAGEGGSAAIENAASAADPGLSTFVGEEVAKSDRPELTSAKIIVSGGRAMQSRENFAKYIEPLADKLGAGVGASRAAVDAGYAPNDWQVGQTGKVVAPELYVAVGISGAIQHLAGMKDSKVIVAINKDEDAPIFQVADYGLVADLYQAVPELTEALGKLGK; from the coding sequence CTGTTGATTGCTGAACACGACCACGAGACCCTGAAGGACTCGACCAACAAGGCGCTGACCGCGGCGAGCCAGCTCGGCGGCGATGTCCATGTGCTGGTTGCCGGTGGCGGCCAAGGCACCAAGGCGGCGGCGGAAGCAGCCGCCAAGCTTGCCGGTGTCACCAAGGTGCTGGTGGCCGAAGGCCCCGCCTATGAGCACGACCTTGCCGAGCCGCTGGCCGCGCTGATCGTCGCGCTGGCGCCGAACTATGACGCCTTCGTCGCGCCCGCGACCTCGCGCTTCAAGAACGTGATGCCGCGCGTCGCAGCGCTGCTCGACGTCATGCAGGTCTCCGAGATCATCAAGGTCGTCGCGCCCGACACCTATGAACGGCCGATCTATGCCGGCAACGCGATCCAGACCGTGAAGTCGAAGGACGCCAAGAAGGTGATCACGGTCCGCACCTCGACCTTCGCCGCAGCCGGCGAAGGCGGCAGCGCCGCGATCGAGAACGCCGCATCCGCCGCCGATCCGGGCCTGTCGACGTTCGTCGGCGAGGAAGTTGCCAAGAGCGACCGTCCGGAACTGACCTCGGCCAAGATCATCGTCTCGGGTGGCCGGGCCATGCAGAGCCGCGAGAACTTTGCGAAATACATCGAGCCGCTCGCCGACAAGCTCGGCGCCGGCGTCGGCGCCTCGCGCGCCGCGGTCGATGCCGGCTATGCGCCGAACGACTGGCAGGTCGGCCAGACCGGCAAGGTGGTGGCCCCGGAACTCTATGTCGCGGTCGGCATCTCCGGCGCGATCCAGCATCTGGCCGGCATGAAGGACTCCAAGGTGATCGTCGCCATCAACAAGGATGAGGACGCACCGATCTTCCAGGTCGCCGATTACGGCCTGGTCGCCGACCTCTACCAGGCGGTTCCGGAGCTGACCGAAGCGCTCGGCAAGCTCGGAAAGTAA
- a CDS encoding tautomerase family protein, with product MPLTRVSLRRGKPAAYRKSILESLYRAMRETFDVPESDRFMTISEHDDDDFACGADYLGIRRSDDLVIIQITVSNTRPTAQKQRLYRRIADLLTESPGLRAEDIFISLVEVLPENWSFGNGEAQYVR from the coding sequence ATGCCGCTGACCCGCGTCTCGCTGCGGCGGGGCAAGCCCGCCGCCTACCGCAAGTCCATTCTCGAGAGCCTCTATCGCGCCATGCGCGAGACCTTCGACGTGCCGGAAAGCGATCGCTTCATGACGATCTCCGAGCACGACGACGACGATTTCGCCTGTGGCGCGGATTATCTCGGCATCAGGCGCAGCGATGATCTGGTCATCATCCAGATCACCGTCAGCAACACCCGCCCGACGGCGCAGAAGCAGAGGCTCTACCGACGCATCGCCGACCTGCTGACGGAGAGTCCCGGCCTGCGCGCCGAGGATATCTTCATCAGCCTCGTCGAGGTGCTTCCGGAAAACTGGTCGTTCGGCAACGGTGAGGCGCAGTACGTCCGATGA
- a CDS encoding DUF2975 domain-containing protein — translation MSASLSSELSPSARPARLERIRAVSRVLAYACTAISFVLAVGLLAYWLASPDEAILRDAGLTGIAFHPVGWLVRLMGLVVSALPLGCLIWGLSRVRRAFTSFAAGRFFTAANVAGLRDLAIAMLLSTLLKPVICALLSILLSWQTYAQGKSVVIALGSDTLLALLFAGLVAVTAWVMAEANAIADEHAQFV, via the coding sequence ATGTCCGCGTCCCTCTCGTCAGAGCTTTCCCCATCCGCGCGGCCGGCCCGCCTCGAACGCATCCGCGCCGTCAGCCGCGTGCTCGCCTATGCCTGCACCGCCATCTCGTTCGTGCTCGCGGTCGGATTGCTGGCCTATTGGCTGGCGAGCCCGGATGAGGCGATTCTGCGCGATGCAGGGCTGACCGGCATCGCGTTCCATCCGGTCGGCTGGCTTGTCCGCCTGATGGGTCTCGTGGTCTCGGCGTTGCCGCTCGGCTGTCTGATCTGGGGCTTGTCGCGCGTCCGCCGCGCTTTCACCTCGTTCGCGGCAGGCCGCTTCTTCACGGCCGCAAACGTCGCCGGGTTGCGTGACCTCGCGATCGCGATGCTGCTCTCGACCTTGCTGAAGCCGGTGATCTGCGCGTTGCTCTCGATCCTGCTGAGCTGGCAAACCTACGCGCAGGGCAAGTCCGTCGTCATTGCGCTCGGTTCCGACACGCTGCTGGCGCTGCTGTTCGCGGGTCTGGTTGCGGTGACGGCCTGGGTGATGGCCGAAGCCAATGCGATCGCCGACGAGCACGCGCAATTCGTTTGA
- the lptM gene encoding LPS translocon maturation chaperone LptM, translated as MISKNRLTPSGWAIIVLSAATLALGGCGRKGPLDLPPTANAAPTAAPGDTESERAAQPSVFNPTYGSDAAPAASKGNKRSFVLDPLLGN; from the coding sequence GTGATTAGCAAGAACCGCCTGACCCCCTCGGGATGGGCCATCATTGTGCTGAGCGCTGCAACGCTTGCGCTCGGCGGCTGCGGCCGCAAGGGACCACTCGACCTGCCGCCGACCGCGAACGCCGCGCCGACTGCAGCACCGGGCGACACCGAGAGCGAGCGGGCGGCACAGCCCAGCGTGTTCAATCCGACCTATGGCTCGGATGCCGCGCCGGCCGCGTCGAAAGGCAATAAACGGTCTTTCGTCCTCGATCCGCTGCTCGGCAACTAA